A single genomic interval of Zobellia nedashkovskayae harbors:
- a CDS encoding right-handed parallel beta-helix repeat-containing protein, translating to MARTMRKSSYFNTTVLLVLAVLALQLGSCSSDTDAFSDPNTANTPPDVTPEASPEDSPEDTPEDTPEETPEETPETPVVSIDPEITEFRFSTADNEGLVTDIMGTLDKDNKTIHVELNPYSVAIQELTPTITLSSEATVSPESKTVQDFSSEITYTVTSENGTIVTYTIVPSLSGNICKSNLQESGPILVSANNQRIENLYIKTSNQHGIEINNFSGVVITNCIIEYTGAYTGIKFANADNLTIDNCSITYTNAPSSGPLPDSTRNCIEGIESQNLVITNVKVTDGSTGISLNQCDDSILTYIEGHNMRGPYPRGQFVQYDKCIGGLLENFSVINDRNIAWTEDNISIYKSAGQQIKKGLIVGNNSPTGVGVLFEDQNTEGARGGFGGLVEDVDFLEMGNGVVSSVEGSKNVTFTRIRAKQIICGDLGQNRGVPTSNSLIFAAFGTAEGTGANKIVDCIVYNSCNPTNIVWPEHNFELIDYRDDIDFEPREPIALQFTCSSDD from the coding sequence ATGGCTAGAACTATGCGTAAATCTTCATACTTCAATACTACAGTATTACTGGTATTAGCAGTTCTAGCATTGCAACTAGGCTCTTGTTCATCGGATACTGATGCATTTAGTGATCCTAACACTGCAAATACACCTCCTGATGTAACACCAGAGGCTAGTCCGGAAGATTCCCCGGAAGATACGCCAGAAGATACGCCAGAAGAAACACCAGAAGAAACACCAGAAACACCGGTGGTAAGTATCGACCCCGAAATAACGGAGTTTAGATTTAGTACTGCAGATAATGAAGGTCTTGTTACGGATATCATGGGCACATTGGATAAGGATAACAAAACCATTCATGTAGAACTGAATCCCTATAGCGTTGCCATCCAGGAATTAACGCCTACTATTACCTTATCCTCGGAAGCAACCGTGAGTCCGGAATCCAAAACTGTTCAAGATTTTAGTAGTGAAATTACCTATACGGTAACTTCAGAAAACGGCACCATAGTAACGTATACCATAGTACCGTCTCTAAGCGGAAACATTTGCAAATCTAACCTTCAAGAATCAGGTCCTATTCTAGTTAGCGCTAACAACCAACGCATAGAAAATCTATATATTAAAACTTCCAACCAGCATGGTATAGAAATAAATAACTTTTCTGGTGTAGTCATAACCAACTGTATTATTGAGTATACGGGTGCCTATACCGGCATTAAATTCGCAAATGCCGATAATTTAACTATAGACAATTGTTCCATTACCTATACCAATGCGCCGTCTAGCGGTCCTTTACCGGATTCCACAAGAAATTGTATTGAAGGTATTGAATCTCAAAATTTAGTGATTACCAATGTAAAAGTTACAGATGGTTCTACGGGTATTAGCTTAAACCAGTGCGATGATTCTATATTGACCTACATTGAAGGGCATAATATGAGAGGTCCGTACCCTAGAGGGCAATTTGTACAGTATGATAAATGTATAGGCGGATTACTAGAGAATTTTTCGGTGATAAATGACCGGAATATCGCTTGGACGGAAGATAATATTAGTATTTACAAAAGTGCCGGACAACAAATTAAAAAAGGCCTGATTGTAGGTAACAATAGCCCTACGGGTGTAGGCGTATTATTTGAAGACCAGAATACGGAAGGTGCCCGTGGTGGCTTTGGCGGATTGGTTGAAGATGTAGATTTTCTAGAAATGGGTAATGGTGTGGTTTCTTCTGTGGAAGGTTCTAAAAACGTGACTTTTACCAGAATACGTGCCAAGCAGATTATATGTGGTGATTTGGGACAGAATAGGGGCGTACCAACTTCTAATTCCTTAATATTTGCGGCATTTGGTACTGCTGAAGGTACGGGTGCCAATAAAATAGTAGACTGTATTGTTTACAACTCCTGTAACCCCACCAACATTGTTTGGCCAGAGCATAATTTTGAGTTGATTGATTATAGAGACGATATAGATTTTGAACCCAGAGAACCAATTGCGCTTCAGTTTACCTGTTCATCGGATGACTAA
- a CDS encoding serine/threonine-protein kinase codes for MNIGLREATLNFELKNNIGAEGKNSDVFIAHDKQFDADIVIKRIPKSDFNSPNDYYKEAKCLYASKHQNIVTVNYSCEDDDNIYIAMPHYGKGSLESLTKTRFLTVREILKYSIDFLSGLNHIHTKGLIHFDIKPTNILISDSNEALVTDFGLAKFTNAHRVAEQDRFYSLHTAPECLVTNQFTIQVDIYHVGLTLYRICNGSDIFKNQLAGIKDKAELNSLITSGKFPDRNLFLPHIPQKLRNVIRKALSVNPSDRHNNLIELLNELSKIQENLDWQISGIPNGSKWVLDEDNKIYDISLINNNGSFSIETYKTMKSSGNRTRVNGDFRANLTIQKATTELKKILKSY; via the coding sequence ATGAATATAGGTCTAAGAGAAGCTACTCTAAATTTTGAATTAAAAAATAATATCGGTGCAGAAGGGAAAAACTCTGATGTTTTTATAGCACACGATAAACAGTTTGATGCAGATATTGTAATAAAGAGAATTCCTAAATCAGATTTTAATTCACCTAACGATTATTATAAAGAAGCTAAATGTTTATATGCTTCAAAACATCAAAATATTGTTACAGTAAATTATTCTTGTGAGGATGATGACAATATATACATTGCAATGCCACATTATGGAAAAGGCTCTTTAGAATCATTGACAAAAACAAGATTTTTAACAGTTAGAGAAATTCTAAAATATTCTATAGATTTTTTATCTGGTCTAAATCATATTCACACAAAAGGATTAATACATTTTGACATAAAGCCAACTAACATTCTTATATCTGATTCTAATGAAGCTTTGGTTACAGATTTTGGTTTGGCTAAATTTACGAATGCTCACAGAGTTGCAGAACAAGATAGATTTTATAGCTTACATACAGCACCTGAATGTCTTGTAACAAATCAATTTACTATTCAAGTTGATATTTATCACGTTGGTTTAACTTTGTATCGAATTTGTAACGGTTCTGATATATTTAAAAACCAACTCGCTGGTATAAAAGATAAAGCAGAATTGAACAGTTTAATCACATCAGGAAAATTTCCTGATAGAAATCTTTTCTTACCACATATTCCTCAAAAATTAAGAAATGTTATAAGAAAAGCACTTTCTGTTAATCCATCTGATAGACATAATAATTTAATAGAGCTTTTAAACGAACTATCTAAGATTCAAGAAAACTTGGATTGGCAAATAAGTGGAATCCCTAATGGCAGTAAATGGGTGTTAGACGAGGACAATAAAATATATGATATTTCGTTGATAAATAACAATGGTTCTTTTAGTATCGAGACATACAAGACTATGAAAAGCTCTGGAAATAGAACAAGAGTAAATGGAGATTTTAGAGCTAATTTAACTATTCAGAAAGCAACAACAGAACTAAAGAAAATACTAAAGTCATATTAA
- a CDS encoding collagen-like triple helix repeat-containing protein — protein MKTTLKILLSGLMVMALAMTSCSKDSADGDIGPMGPAGEQGEQGIQGEPGVAGATGATGAQGEQGPKGDTGETGAANVMYSDWLDQDFSYYDGPDSKSMKVDEIRLTQEFLNNGGFVLGYYRSSSNTVYQLPLVFDHSSFAIRRDFVAIHFSDRGEIRFGAHSTDDTELSEHELTGSSIARPQYKYVMVPGGVSLSGRSEQPNFKKMSYEEVMDYFGLAY, from the coding sequence ATGAAAACTACACTGAAAATTTTATTGAGCGGCTTAATGGTAATGGCTCTAGCAATGACATCTTGTAGCAAAGATTCAGCAGATGGAGATATAGGTCCAATGGGCCCAGCAGGAGAACAAGGTGAACAAGGAATTCAAGGTGAGCCAGGTGTAGCAGGAGCAACGGGGGCAACGGGAGCCCAAGGCGAGCAAGGTCCAAAAGGAGATACAGGCGAAACAGGGGCTGCAAACGTGATGTACAGCGATTGGTTAGATCAAGATTTTAGCTATTATGATGGACCAGATTCCAAAAGCATGAAAGTTGACGAAATTAGACTTACCCAAGAATTTTTAAATAATGGCGGTTTTGTATTAGGCTATTATAGAAGCAGCTCAAATACTGTTTATCAATTACCCTTGGTATTTGATCACTCTTCTTTTGCTATACGGAGAGATTTTGTTGCCATCCATTTTTCGGATAGGGGCGAAATACGTTTTGGAGCACACTCCACGGATGATACAGAACTTAGCGAGCATGAATTAACGGGCTCATCTATTGCTAGGCCGCAATACAAGTATGTAATGGTTCCTGGCGGGGTTTCACTTTCTGGGCGTTCTGAACAACCCAACTTTAAAAAAATGAGCTACGAAGAGGTTATGGATTATTTTGGACTGGCGTATTAA
- a CDS encoding peroxiredoxin-like family protein — protein sequence MKKLKELTDAKIESGRQANPEFMNGVDAIIKQAKEFQQGEDAIKIAQKAPNFKLPNPEGKLIALDILLEKGPVVITFYRGNWCPYCNLQLRALQARLDEIHALGATLVAISPQVPDGSLTEDEISNMDFTVLSDQDAKVALQYGVAWQVPEFLAEHMRVDRKLDLEKINNGNGNVLPIPATFVLNKDGLVTWRYINVDYRTRSEPDEIIEALKNLS from the coding sequence ATGAAAAAATTAAAAGAACTAACTGACGCTAAAATTGAATCAGGAAGACAGGCTAATCCTGAGTTTATGAATGGTGTAGATGCTATAATTAAACAAGCAAAAGAATTTCAACAAGGGGAAGATGCCATAAAAATTGCACAGAAAGCGCCTAATTTTAAACTACCTAACCCAGAAGGTAAATTAATAGCATTAGATATTTTATTAGAGAAGGGTCCTGTTGTTATAACTTTTTACAGAGGTAATTGGTGCCCTTACTGTAACCTACAACTTAGGGCTTTACAAGCTAGATTAGATGAAATTCATGCATTGGGAGCTACATTGGTTGCCATTAGCCCGCAAGTCCCAGATGGGTCATTAACAGAAGATGAAATTAGTAATATGGACTTTACCGTATTGTCTGATCAAGACGCAAAAGTTGCTTTGCAATATGGTGTTGCCTGGCAAGTGCCAGAATTTTTAGCAGAACACATGCGCGTAGACCGTAAACTTGATTTAGAGAAAATTAATAATGGCAACGGCAATGTATTGCCAATCCCAGCCACCTTTGTATTAAATAAAGACGGACTAGTTACTTGGCGCTATATTAACGTTGACTACAGAACTCGTTCAGAGCCCGATGAAATTATTGAAGCCTTAAAAAATCTATCATAA
- a CDS encoding NAD(P)/FAD-dependent oxidoreductase, giving the protein MEDKNEFDVIIIGGSYAGLSAAMTLGRALRNVLVIDSGKPCNIQTPFSHNLITQDGKTPKEISSLAKEQVQQYDTVKFHNGLAVKGRKTKTGFTLETEKGALFTATKLILATGVKDLMPNIKGFSDCWGISILHCPYCHGYEYKGDPTGILANGDSAFEFAKLINNWTTNLTIFTNGPATLTNAQLESLSTYHININETKIDAFNHVNGLLESISFVNGEKASIKALYARPEFEQHCKIPIELGCELSEQNHIIVDSFQKTTVDGVHACGDNAAMFRAVSYAIATGTIAGAMTNRSLIEENF; this is encoded by the coding sequence ATGGAAGATAAAAATGAATTTGACGTAATTATCATTGGTGGTAGTTATGCCGGCCTTTCGGCAGCCATGACCTTAGGAAGGGCGCTACGCAACGTTTTGGTAATAGATAGCGGAAAGCCCTGTAACATTCAAACACCGTTTTCCCATAATCTAATAACCCAAGACGGAAAGACACCCAAAGAGATTTCGTCCCTTGCTAAAGAACAGGTGCAGCAATACGACACCGTAAAATTCCATAACGGACTTGCGGTAAAAGGAAGGAAGACAAAAACAGGTTTTACACTTGAAACGGAAAAAGGAGCACTCTTTACCGCTACTAAATTAATTCTAGCAACGGGTGTGAAAGATTTGATGCCCAATATAAAAGGGTTTTCTGATTGTTGGGGTATTTCTATACTTCATTGCCCCTATTGCCATGGGTACGAATACAAAGGTGACCCTACAGGAATTCTCGCCAATGGTGATAGTGCTTTTGAATTTGCCAAGCTTATTAACAACTGGACCACCAACTTGACTATTTTTACAAACGGACCCGCTACCTTGACCAATGCACAATTGGAAAGCTTATCTACATACCACATTAACATTAACGAAACTAAAATAGATGCTTTTAACCACGTAAATGGACTTTTAGAAAGTATCTCTTTTGTTAATGGAGAGAAAGCTTCAATAAAAGCTTTGTACGCCCGACCTGAATTTGAGCAGCATTGTAAAATTCCAATAGAACTGGGTTGCGAACTTTCCGAACAAAATCATATCATCGTAGATAGTTTTCAAAAAACAACCGTTGATGGCGTTCATGCCTGTGGTGACAATGCAGCTATGTTCCGCGCCGTTTCTTACGCCATTGCAACCGGTACAATTGCCGGTGCAATGACAAATAGGTCGTTAATAGAAGAAAACTTTTAA
- a CDS encoding LytTR family DNA-binding domain-containing protein → MDNFKQNYKRSFYLSGDRKKYWYSAFFLGFFVSLILIGLKPFEKSIIDHPYITLVHIGVGLICTAVYVLGYEILLRWFKTIKFNYLKLILFDVFLALVSVTLIFLYDRYIIVKDGHVTFGFLLEYILVLGLPFYPVILSIFHFLKTVVFPIQVYAPISKEYLADAENILSIKEDNGAAGFSTNLEQLLFIQSQDNYIEIHYLKDGDYTKHLMRGTLKSILNDFAFLLKVHRSFVVNPDKVECLVGNSNKATISFKGVAVSVPVSKSYYSSVKNYLSTSTKI, encoded by the coding sequence ATGGATAATTTTAAACAAAACTATAAACGAAGCTTTTATTTAAGTGGCGACCGCAAGAAATATTGGTATTCCGCATTCTTTCTAGGCTTCTTTGTCTCTTTAATTCTCATAGGCCTTAAGCCGTTTGAAAAAAGTATAATAGACCACCCGTATATAACGCTTGTTCATATTGGTGTTGGGTTAATTTGTACGGCAGTCTATGTTCTGGGGTATGAAATTTTATTAAGGTGGTTTAAAACCATAAAATTCAATTATTTAAAACTTATTCTTTTTGATGTTTTTCTTGCGTTAGTAAGTGTGACTCTTATTTTTCTTTATGACCGTTATATTATTGTAAAAGATGGGCATGTTACTTTTGGTTTTCTATTGGAATATATTCTTGTATTGGGTTTACCTTTTTACCCTGTTATTCTTTCTATTTTCCACTTTTTGAAAACAGTAGTTTTTCCCATTCAAGTATATGCACCCATCTCCAAAGAATATTTAGCAGATGCGGAAAATATTTTAAGCATAAAAGAAGATAATGGTGCAGCTGGGTTTAGCACAAATTTGGAACAGCTTTTATTTATACAATCTCAAGATAATTATATAGAGATACATTATTTAAAGGATGGAGATTACACCAAACATCTAATGCGGGGTACATTAAAGAGTATTCTAAATGACTTTGCCTTTCTTCTTAAAGTACATAGATCGTTTGTTGTAAACCCAGATAAGGTAGAATGTTTAGTAGGAAACTCTAATAAGGCCACTATTTCTTTTAAGGGCGTTGCGGTTTCGGTGCCGGTTTCTAAATCCTACTACTCTTCTGTCAAAAACTATTTATCTACTAGTACCAAAATCTAG
- a CDS encoding DUF1287 domain-containing protein yields MKKALLIVLLLGFAFGFSQTEVAQIDLSDGALELTEQNVIYDPSYFSIDYPNGDVPSDKGVCTDVVIRAYRKIGIDLQKEVHEDMKANFSVYPKNWGLTFTDKNIDHRRVPNLMTYFKRQGAEKPISDNPEDYASGDVVCWNLGGGTTHIGIVVGKKSEDGNRNLIVHNIGGGQVLADCFFVYTIIGHYRYKP; encoded by the coding sequence ATGAAAAAAGCACTTTTAATAGTCCTCTTATTGGGTTTTGCATTCGGTTTTTCGCAAACAGAGGTGGCACAAATAGACCTATCCGATGGTGCGCTAGAGTTGACGGAGCAAAACGTTATCTATGACCCCAGTTACTTTTCTATTGATTACCCCAATGGAGATGTGCCTAGTGACAAAGGAGTTTGTACAGATGTTGTTATACGTGCCTATCGAAAAATTGGAATTGACCTTCAGAAAGAAGTTCATGAAGATATGAAGGCCAATTTCAGTGTCTATCCTAAAAATTGGGGCCTTACCTTTACGGATAAAAATATTGACCATAGAAGGGTTCCTAATCTTATGACCTATTTTAAACGGCAAGGTGCGGAAAAACCAATTTCTGACAACCCAGAGGATTACGCATCCGGAGATGTAGTTTGTTGGAATCTGGGAGGCGGCACAACCCATATTGGCATTGTAGTGGGCAAGAAATCAGAAGACGGAAACCGAAACTTAATTGTGCACAATATTGGTGGAGGTCAAGTTTTAGCAGATTGCTTTTTTGTCTATACCATTATTGGTCATTACCGTTATAAACCATAA
- a CDS encoding alpha/beta fold hydrolase: MKNFYFKFLMIFLLPLSFSAQGQDTLVDVGGYKMHFNIIKGEGTPILFEAGGGNDASVWNGILEKIHTVTGTTLITYDRSGIGTSELNPKLKNDADFGIENGIKELEIGLFKLGYDKDIILVSHSYGGLYNLLYTRKHPEKVKSIVLIDATPIDFWNDELLTMRDMNVDLSTIPKGTGDYYANANYNETMRSIRGMQFPESTPITSVFPENSFPYFPEVLSTRWKKLQDELGEKNKNVTSIIAKGSGHAIFEDNPALIINIIVKAYSETLDNDQQNTILKKALDNAITLAIEDRVNNRSEHDLNTLGYSYMQTEELDKALEVFKVATILFPESANAYDSYGEALLAADKKAEAIEMYKKSIELNPENEHAKEVLLELKQG; encoded by the coding sequence ATGAAAAATTTCTATTTTAAATTCTTAATGATTTTCCTTTTACCGCTTTCCTTCTCTGCTCAAGGCCAAGACACCTTAGTAGATGTAGGAGGTTACAAAATGCATTTCAATATTATAAAAGGAGAAGGCACTCCCATTCTTTTTGAAGCTGGCGGAGGTAATGATGCTTCTGTTTGGAATGGCATCCTAGAAAAAATTCATACCGTTACGGGAACAACACTAATTACTTATGACCGGTCAGGAATTGGAACAAGCGAATTAAATCCGAAGCTTAAAAACGATGCTGATTTTGGAATAGAAAACGGAATTAAAGAATTAGAAATAGGTCTTTTTAAATTAGGGTACGACAAGGATATTATCTTAGTTTCCCACTCCTACGGCGGACTCTACAATCTACTGTACACCCGTAAACATCCTGAAAAGGTGAAGTCCATTGTTTTAATAGATGCCACGCCCATTGATTTCTGGAATGACGAATTACTGACCATGAGAGATATGAATGTGGATCTCAGTACTATTCCAAAAGGTACCGGTGATTATTATGCGAATGCTAATTATAATGAAACGATGCGTTCTATAAGAGGAATGCAGTTCCCAGAAAGTACGCCTATTACAAGCGTTTTTCCAGAAAATTCATTTCCATATTTTCCTGAGGTGCTTTCAACTAGATGGAAAAAACTACAGGACGAGCTAGGCGAAAAAAATAAGAATGTAACTTCTATTATAGCCAAGGGCAGTGGTCATGCCATTTTTGAAGATAATCCTGCGTTGATCATCAATATCATTGTAAAAGCCTATTCAGAAACACTAGATAATGACCAACAAAATACAATATTAAAAAAGGCGCTAGACAATGCTATAACATTAGCTATTGAGGATAGGGTAAACAACCGTTCAGAACACGATTTGAATACCTTAGGCTATTCATATATGCAAACCGAAGAACTTGATAAGGCTTTAGAAGTTTTTAAAGTTGCTACTATTTTGTTTCCAGAAAGTGCTAATGCATATGATAGTTATGGCGAAGCTTTATTGGCAGCAGATAAAAAAGCAGAAGCCATTGAAATGTACAAAAAATCTATTGAATTAAACCCTGAAAACGAACATGCAAAAGAGGTGTTACTGGAATTGAAACAAGGGTAA
- a CDS encoding SRPBCC family protein encodes MPKITLTTKIKASKKIVFNLSRSIDLHKISTEHTNETAVAGKTSGLIGLDESVTWRAKHFGVYQLLTSKITEFESPNLFVDEMVKGAFKRFRHEHHFTESKGVTLMTDYFDYESPLGFLGKLADKLFLLKYMTDLLKERNRIVKDFAETDKWKKIVKE; translated from the coding sequence ATGCCAAAAATCACTTTAACAACAAAAATTAAAGCATCCAAAAAAATTGTGTTCAATCTCTCTAGGAGTATTGATTTACACAAAATTTCAACCGAACATACAAACGAAACTGCCGTTGCTGGAAAAACTAGCGGATTAATTGGCTTAGATGAATCGGTTACATGGCGTGCAAAGCACTTTGGTGTGTATCAACTACTCACTTCAAAAATCACGGAATTTGAAAGTCCTAATCTGTTTGTAGATGAAATGGTTAAGGGCGCTTTTAAACGTTTTAGACATGAGCATCATTTTACAGAATCTAAGGGAGTAACTTTAATGACCGATTATTTTGATTATGAATCTCCACTTGGTTTCTTAGGCAAGCTAGCAGACAAGTTATTCCTACTTAAATATATGACGGACTTATTAAAAGAACGGAATAGGATTGTAAAAGACTTTGCGGAGACGGACAAATGGAAAAAAATAGTTAAGGAGTAA
- a CDS encoding pyridoxal phosphate-dependent decarboxylase family protein: MNKLLQTDLLELDSLLEKVKKQGVDYLHTIDDRSTSSNENIPDVLALNTKGIGARETLQLFNERFEPILVSSGGPRFWGYVIGGSTPASIMGDWLATIYDQNPQAINGQGDISANIELETIKLILDLFELPESFVGGFVTGATMSNFTCLAVARQWIGKTYGKDFAKEGITEKINILTASPHSSAIKSLALLGIGSNTIIKVKTIEGNREAIAIDDLEAQIKKLNGQPFILISSAGTVNSVDFDNFTAIKSLKEKYNFWWHTDAAFGGFAACSNTYKHFLKDWDYSDSITLDCHKWLNVPYESAVFLVKEEHKLLQTESFQNSNAPYLGDPLENFNYFNFLPENSRRLKALPAWFSLRAYGKEGYATIVENSIDLAMYFGSKIEKSADFKLLVPVRLNNIVFNLKSNQNQDKIDTFLTQLNATGKVFMTPTFYNNEKGIRASFVNWRTTKKDVDLVFDEINRIISLI, from the coding sequence ATGAACAAGCTATTACAAACCGACTTATTAGAACTAGACTCGCTTCTTGAAAAAGTAAAAAAACAAGGAGTAGATTATCTACATACCATAGACGACAGGAGTACGTCTTCAAATGAAAATATACCTGATGTACTAGCCCTAAATACCAAAGGTATTGGTGCTCGTGAAACGCTGCAATTATTTAACGAGAGGTTTGAACCTATCCTAGTGTCATCCGGTGGACCTAGATTTTGGGGTTATGTAATTGGTGGTTCTACGCCTGCTTCTATTATGGGAGATTGGTTAGCAACCATCTATGACCAAAATCCGCAAGCTATAAACGGACAAGGAGATATCTCCGCGAATATTGAGCTAGAGACTATTAAACTTATTTTAGACCTTTTTGAGTTGCCGGAATCTTTTGTAGGTGGCTTTGTTACCGGAGCTACAATGTCCAATTTTACCTGTTTAGCAGTGGCTAGACAATGGATCGGTAAAACCTATGGCAAAGATTTTGCAAAAGAAGGCATTACAGAAAAAATAAATATCCTAACGGCCTCGCCTCATTCTTCCGCTATAAAATCGCTTGCGCTTTTAGGTATTGGCAGCAATACTATTATAAAAGTAAAAACCATTGAAGGAAATAGAGAGGCCATTGCAATAGATGATTTAGAAGCTCAAATCAAAAAATTAAACGGACAGCCATTTATCCTCATATCCAGTGCAGGAACCGTAAATTCGGTAGATTTTGATAATTTTACTGCCATTAAAAGCCTAAAAGAAAAGTACAATTTTTGGTGGCATACCGATGCTGCCTTTGGTGGTTTTGCGGCTTGCTCCAATACCTATAAACACTTTCTTAAAGATTGGGACTATTCAGATAGTATAACCCTAGACTGTCATAAATGGCTAAACGTCCCCTATGAGAGTGCTGTTTTCCTGGTAAAGGAAGAACATAAATTATTGCAAACGGAAAGTTTTCAAAACTCTAATGCACCATATCTTGGTGACCCTTTAGAGAATTTCAATTATTTTAATTTTCTTCCGGAAAACTCACGACGCCTTAAAGCACTACCCGCTTGGTTTTCCCTAAGGGCATACGGAAAAGAAGGCTACGCAACTATTGTAGAAAACAGTATTGATTTGGCTATGTATTTTGGGAGTAAAATAGAGAAGTCCGCGGACTTTAAATTATTGGTGCCCGTTAGATTGAACAATATTGTTTTTAATCTAAAAAGTAATCAGAACCAAGATAAAATAGATACTTTCTTAACCCAGTTAAATGCCACGGGCAAAGTATTTATGACACCAACTTTCTACAATAACGAAAAAGGAATTAGAGCTTCTTTCGTAAATTGGAGAACGACCAAAAAAGATGTCGACTTGGTATTTGATGAAATAAACCGAATCATAAGTTTAATTTGA